The following are from one region of the Fusobacterium perfoetens genome:
- the ispH gene encoding 4-hydroxy-3-methylbut-2-enyl diphosphate reductase: MIIKRAEKMGFCFGVSGAVDLCEEVIKKNNISKKKMYILGMLVHNKVVIKDMEDKGFEVLKEEDLLSHKIHLGENDLVIIRAHGTTKEIYKILDESGCEVFDATCIFVKRIRNTLIEAENKGNKIIFVGDKNHPEVKGILSFGNNFEVVASFEEFLNFKVDSNVNYTLLTQTTFNKEVFFKIKDYILENYNNIEIFSKICGATYERQRAVEKLAKECEAIIIVGDKKSSNSKKLYEISKEINEKSYLIEEVDQLNIDWLKNISSVGITAGASTPEKIIIEIEKFIRGNFDDKHGL; this comes from the coding sequence ATGATTATTAAAAGAGCTGAAAAAATGGGATTTTGTTTTGGAGTCTCAGGTGCTGTTGACCTTTGTGAAGAGGTTATTAAAAAAAATAATATCTCTAAAAAAAAGATGTATATCTTAGGAATGTTAGTTCATAATAAAGTAGTTATAAAAGATATGGAAGATAAAGGATTTGAAGTCTTAAAAGAAGAAGATCTTTTATCTCATAAAATCCATTTAGGAGAAAATGATCTTGTTATAATAAGAGCTCATGGAACTACTAAAGAGATATATAAAATCTTAGATGAAAGTGGTTGTGAAGTTTTTGATGCCACTTGTATCTTTGTAAAAAGAATAAGAAATACTTTGATAGAGGCTGAGAATAAAGGTAATAAAATAATTTTCGTAGGTGATAAAAATCACCCTGAAGTAAAAGGAATTCTTTCTTTTGGAAATAATTTTGAAGTTGTTGCCTCTTTTGAGGAGTTTTTAAACTTTAAAGTAGATAGTAATGTAAATTATACTCTACTTACTCAAACAACTTTTAACAAAGAAGTTTTCTTTAAAATAAAAGATTATATATTAGAAAACTATAATAATATTGAGATTTTTAGTAAAATCTGTGGAGCTACTTATGAAAGACAAAGAGCTGTTGAAAAATTAGCTAAAGAATGTGAAGCTATTATTATAGTTGGAGATAAAAAAAGCTCAAATAGTAAAAAACTTTATGAAATTTCTAAAGAGATAAATGAAAAAAGTTATCTTATAGAAGAAGTAGACCAACTTAATATAGATTGGTTAAAAAATATCTCCTCTGTTGGAATAACAGCAGGAGCATCAACACCAGAAAAAATAATAATTGAGATAGAAAAATTTATAAGGGGGAACTTTGATGACAAACATGGATTATAG
- a CDS encoding S1 RNA-binding domain-containing protein: MTNMDYSNEFETLLENYLPSEGGNGKKVVGTLESKDRNFCLLDVPGEGTPVRVRTEELENYNVGDEVEVMLVGETPEGEYLIGSRRRIEMEAGWEHLKKAFNEKEKVTGKVLKEIKGGYIVEVFSHQTFLPKSLSEAKDANEIVGKTFNFLVKEIKEDKKGKKVTVSRKDIILAEKDEEFKKINIGDVTEGVVTEILPFGIVVAIGKLRGFIHISELSWKKSEKIEGYNVGDTIKVKVIELEENKKNIKLSIKSLTRNPWDVAAETFKVDDVVDGKVTKLLQYGALVEILDGVEGLVHISDLTWNKKKLSVSEFLKVGDVVKVKILELKPESRKLKLGVKQLSVDPWEDAETKYAVGNKLSGKIAEVKPYGIFVEIEDGIDVFIHQADFCWIGSKKFEKGQEVEFQVIELDTEERRIKGSIKLLEESPWEKALKEFKVGDIVEKPIKNIQDFGVFVNLENGVDGFIPTQLLSKEFIKDIKAKFKVGDVVKGKIIEIDREKQRIKISVKAYELDAERNETRELLEKYGTAGE; encoded by the coding sequence ATGACAAACATGGATTATAGCAACGAATTTGAAACTCTACTTGAAAACTACCTTCCTTCAGAAGGAGGAAATGGTAAAAAAGTAGTTGGAACTCTTGAAAGTAAAGACAGAAATTTCTGCCTTTTAGATGTACCTGGAGAAGGAACACCTGTTAGAGTTAGAACTGAAGAGTTAGAAAATTATAACGTTGGTGACGAAGTAGAAGTTATGCTAGTAGGAGAAACACCAGAAGGAGAATACCTTATCGGTTCTAGAAGAAGAATCGAAATGGAAGCTGGTTGGGAACACCTTAAAAAAGCTTTCAACGAAAAAGAAAAAGTTACTGGAAAAGTTTTAAAAGAAATAAAAGGTGGATATATTGTCGAAGTTTTCTCTCACCAAACTTTCTTACCAAAATCTCTTTCTGAAGCTAAAGATGCTAACGAAATAGTTGGAAAAACTTTTAATTTCTTAGTAAAAGAAATTAAAGAAGATAAAAAAGGAAAAAAAGTTACTGTATCAAGAAAAGATATCATACTTGCTGAAAAAGACGAAGAATTCAAAAAAATTAATATAGGAGATGTTACTGAAGGAGTTGTTACTGAAATACTTCCATTTGGTATCGTTGTAGCTATTGGAAAATTAAGAGGATTTATTCATATTTCTGAACTTTCTTGGAAAAAATCTGAAAAAATCGAAGGATACAATGTTGGAGACACTATAAAAGTAAAAGTTATCGAATTAGAAGAAAATAAGAAAAACATAAAACTTTCTATAAAATCTCTTACAAGAAATCCTTGGGACGTTGCAGCTGAAACTTTCAAAGTTGATGATGTTGTTGATGGAAAAGTTACTAAACTTTTACAATATGGAGCTCTTGTAGAAATTCTTGATGGAGTTGAAGGACTTGTTCACATTTCTGATTTAACTTGGAATAAGAAAAAACTTTCTGTTTCTGAATTCTTAAAAGTTGGAGATGTTGTAAAAGTTAAAATTCTTGAATTAAAACCTGAATCAAGAAAATTAAAATTAGGTGTTAAACAACTTTCTGTTGATCCTTGGGAAGATGCTGAAACTAAATATGCAGTTGGAAACAAACTTTCTGGAAAAATAGCTGAAGTTAAACCTTATGGAATCTTCGTTGAAATTGAAGATGGAATAGATGTATTTATCCACCAAGCTGATTTCTGTTGGATAGGAAGCAAAAAATTTGAAAAAGGTCAAGAAGTAGAATTCCAAGTTATCGAATTAGATACTGAAGAAAGAAGAATAAAAGGAAGTATCAAATTATTAGAAGAAAGTCCTTGGGAAAAAGCTTTAAAAGAATTTAAAGTTGGAGATATAGTTGAAAAACCTATAAAAAATATCCAAGACTTTGGAGTATTTGTAAATCTTGAAAATGGTGTTGATGGATTTATCCCTACACAACTACTTTCTAAAGAATTTATAAAAGATATTAAAGCTAAATTCAAAGTTGGAGATGTTGTAAAAGGTAAAATAATCGAAATCGACAGAGAAAAACAAAGAATTAAAATATCTGTTAAAGCTTATGAATTAGATGCTGAAAGAAATGAAACTAGAGAGTTACTAGAAAAATACGGAACTGCTGGTGAATAA
- a CDS encoding EFR1 family ferrodoxin (N-terminal region resembles flavodoxins. C-terminal ferrodoxin region binds two 4Fe-4S clusters.): protein MIKKVWGMYFTGTGTTEKVVTHIGKKIAEKLGVEYEDYDFTLPKVRKVEKSFTEEDLVVFGTPVIAGRVPNLLLKYLDTLKGNGALAVPVVLYGNRNFDDALIELRNILKDKGMKPIAGGAFIGEHSFSKILGAGRPDTKDMEIASTFAENIFEKVTGKDFDPEKLIEVKGETPIRFYYQPRDSKGNSIDIRKVKPKTNMDLCNKCGLCASICPLGSINTEDPSDVFGICMKCCACVKRCPNGAKYYDDENYLYHQHELEAQYASTRREPELFL from the coding sequence ATGATAAAAAAAGTTTGGGGAATGTATTTCACAGGAACAGGAACAACAGAAAAAGTTGTAACACATATAGGTAAAAAAATTGCTGAAAAATTAGGAGTGGAATATGAAGATTATGATTTCACTTTACCAAAAGTAAGAAAAGTAGAAAAAAGTTTTACTGAAGAAGATTTAGTAGTTTTTGGGACACCAGTTATAGCAGGAAGAGTACCGAACTTACTTTTAAAATACTTAGATACATTAAAAGGAAATGGAGCTTTAGCTGTACCAGTAGTTTTATATGGAAATAGAAACTTTGATGACGCTTTAATAGAGCTTAGAAATATTTTAAAAGATAAAGGAATGAAACCAATTGCAGGGGGAGCTTTTATAGGAGAACACTCATTCTCAAAAATATTAGGAGCTGGAAGACCAGATACTAAAGACATGGAAATTGCCTCTACTTTTGCAGAAAATATTTTTGAAAAAGTAACAGGAAAAGATTTTGATCCAGAAAAATTGATCGAAGTAAAAGGAGAAACTCCAATTCGTTTCTACTATCAACCTAGAGATTCTAAAGGAAATTCAATAGATATCAGAAAAGTTAAACCAAAAACAAATATGGATCTTTGCAATAAATGTGGACTTTGTGCATCAATTTGTCCTCTAGGTTCAATAAATACTGAAGATCCAAGTGATGTTTTTGGAATTTGTATGAAATGTTGTGCTTGTGTAAAAAGATGTCCAAATGGTGCTAAATATTATGATGATGAAAATTATTTATATCACCAACATGAACTTGAAGCACAATACGCATCAACTAGAAGAGAACCTGAATTATTCTTATAA
- a CDS encoding HPr family phosphocarrier protein, with protein sequence MKTIEVEIKNKAGLHARPSSLFVQVASNFDSEIKVKYEDEEINGKSIMGLMLLAAEQGAVLTLTANGDDEDDLLAALKELIEDKKFGEE encoded by the coding sequence ATGAAGACAATAGAAGTTGAAATAAAAAACAAAGCTGGTCTTCACGCTAGACCTTCATCTCTTTTTGTTCAGGTCGCAAGTAATTTCGATTCAGAAATCAAAGTAAAGTATGAAGATGAAGAAATTAACGGAAAAAGTATTATGGGACTTATGCTTTTGGCTGCTGAACAAGGTGCTGTTCTGACACTTACTGCTAATGGTGATGATGAAGACGATCTACTTGCTGCACTTAAAGAGCTTATAGAAGATAAAAAATTTGGAGAAGAATAG